The DNA region aaCACCAAAATTAGGGGTGTAAATGATCCGAGCCTGAGCAAGCTTTCATTGTTTAAGCTtagctcgtttaaattttactcgagctccaATTTAAGGACAAGCCAAAAAATCGAGCCCGAGCTCAAGCTCaaaataagtcgagccgagctcttaaattaaattaaattttttattattataaatttaaattttaagtacttttaaacggctcaaaaagtcaatttgtATATGAGTCATCCCAGATGTGACTTGCCGGCCACATCTAGGGTGGCCACGAGCCACCCCAGATGCGGCTAGCCACCCCAGCAGTTTTGGGGTGGCTGGGGTGGCCACACGCCACCCCACGTGGCCGAATGAGAGAGAAATGGAGGCTGGCTGTGGTTCCCGTGACGGCATGTGACAAAGGCCGATCAAATTTGGGAGATAATAtagtgttttgttctcattttgatttgttgCAATTTTCTTAAATTGCTGATGTGTCAGCTGTTGAGTGGTAACCTCCGTATAGTAGCAGCTCTCCACGAACAAATATCCAAACTTTCGTATTAGAAGCTTCAAGACAAACCGAAAAGCAGGGCTTAGTGCGAACAGAGCAACAGGGAAATCAATTAGAGTGTATACGGATCAATCAGCGAAAACCGCGCGAAAAACGAAGCAAATTAGCAAACCCTAGAAAAAATGGCGGAGAAATTGGCACCAGAGAAGCGCCACAGCTTCATCCACAACGGTCTGttgcttttgtttgattttggggTTTCGGCGATTGAAAACTGTGTTTGGGGTTTTCTCAATTTCCGTTTGATTTGTTTCAGGTCAGAAGGTGTTCGAGTGGGACCAGACTTTGGACGAGGTGAACATGTACATAGACCTTCCGCCAAACGTTCATGCGAAGCAATTCTATTGCAAGGTTCAGTCGAAGCACGTTGAGGTCGGCATCAAGGGCAACCCTCCGTACCTCAATGTCTGTTTCTCATTTCCTTTTGCTTTTGATTCGtgttttattaaatgggttCGTGTGGGTTCTCTGATGTATTTACTTGTTGGGTTTTGGTTTCGCAGCACGATCTCGCATGTCCTGTGAAGACGGACTCTTCTTTCTGGACTCTAGGTAATATCTTGTCTGCCTCAGATTACTGTTTTTGTGATAGCATACAAGGGACCCGCTTGTTTCCCGACGAAAATGTAGGAGAAAGTATGAGAAAATGAGAATTCTATTTATTTGTATGGGTTTGCTTTGttgtttttgaaatgaaaacTAGGAACAGATTCAGAGAACATTGTTTCTAGAGAAACTGTTTAGCTCAAGTGGGTTGGagggttttgttgtttttgaagTCTAAAATGATAAACAACCTGTGTTCGCTTTTGTTGCCCTTTAATATTTCAGTAATTGATTGgaaatagtgtatatatatagtttcttcACATATTGTGCACTAAATGGGGGTTTTGTTTGGCAGAGGATGATATAATGCACATAACCCTGCAGAAGAGGGACAAAGGTCAGACCTGGTCTTCACCCATATTGGGTGAGGGTCAGCTGGATCCTTACTCCTCTGATCTTGAGCAGAAGCGTCTCATGCTTCAGAGATttcaagaagaggtgaattgcTTATTCTTCATACTCTTGTAATAGATATCACAGTCTGGATTCATAATGCTTGTTAAGTTCACTCTATTATGCTTGATGAATATATTGTTGGGGTCCACCAGTTCGTTTGTATCTGAGTATGAATTTTGTCTCGAACCTTGAAACTTAATGGCCCTTGTTCATGGGTAAGGTCCAGCTATTTGGTTCTGACGGATTTTGTTGTTAGTTGTTCCCATTGTTACTTCATAGCCTCCCTTTTGTTATCAACGTGAGTCGGTACATTTTTAGTTGAACCTGTAGCTCATGAATTAAATTTGCATCAGTTTTTGAGATTTCAGTGTGATCTTAGCTGTCCAATTAGAcattttttcatttcatatcaAGGAGATCCATTTCAAATAAGGAGTGGAATTTCAGGGGATCTAGTACAAGTTCTTGAATTTGCCACCTTATATTGTTGGTTGTAATTTTGTTTCATTCAACTAATTAAGAAACAATTAAGGTTAAGGTTTTCTTTATTTGAGATGGCAGATACTTTGTTATGTATCAGGTCTAGGAGATGAGGGTGCTTATCACACACTCTTCTGTTTGAGCTCAATATATATGATGTTTTTGGGTGGATTGCTTTTCTGTGGCTTCTGTCAGCTCAGTGTTGTTGTGAGATTATTTCAAGCAATTGTTTTGGCAGTTATAGCAGCCCAAGAATAAGAtgtttgaaaagtattttaagcCAACTAAAACTCCGGCATCTATTCTCCGAagtattaattttctttttgtcatacAAAGGATATGCCTCTGAGTTATTTCATCTTGCAGTGTACATACCTCAACCTGGAGCCTCTTAGCAAACAGTGATATTCTCAAGTCGTGTACTTTGTATGATAGTGAAGAATGAATATACTTCATCTATATTATGAGTCATACCCTGTGTCAATGACTTTCTCACATTCAATACTGGGATTTCATAAACCAAACAGGAATGGAACTGGCGATATTTCTTTGTCTAATTGTATGAGACGTGTTCTCGTGTCTTGACATGCTTGGTATCATGAATACTCTTTTGCCCTTGTTCTGGTAACGATTGTTTCTTTCTGCAGAACCCAGGTTTCGACTTCTCACAAGCTCAATTTACTGGAGACTGTCCTGATCCAAGGACCTTTATGGGTGGGATTCGCACTGGTTGACAATCTTGGCATGGTGAATTGGTAACTTATATTAATGTTTGAGATCTAGTAAATTAAATGGTTTTATGTGCTTGTTCCCCACTTCATCGTGGGCATGAGATAATGTGATAGTTTATCCACCAGTCTTAATGCAAAGATCTGCAAGAACATCACATAGCATTTGTGGCTGCTTGTTTATTCCAATTTTCTGTTCCTCATTATAAATGTATCATAGAGGATCCCATTATATGGTTCACCATCTAGTGTTTGTACCCTTGTGTTCCTGACAATACGACTTACGACCCAGTCTGTTAGAATTCATCTATTTGGTCAGGTGGATCGGAGTTGAAGCTAGACAAATTaagaaaagagtaatgttatatttcACACCTATTTATCACACTCATTTCACCCAGGTTGGTTGCgtagtgtgttttaagtgacttcctatgtctcattttaaaaaaaaataaaaggaaagccATTTAAAACACACAAAGTCAACCAGTGTAAAACATGTGTGATAAATTGGTGTGAaaagtaacattactcttaaaaaaatggCAGGGTGAGTGTAAATTAGTGAACGAAGAAAGATAATGACCTGGAACTAACAAGAACCTAACTTTTATGGTGCTGGATATTAGAGTGGCTGCATTTGGTTGAATTAACATCATGGTTGAAgagaataggaaaaaaaatcatggttgAAGTTTCATtccattccttttttttctttttttggaaggaTCTAGCTTTCATCTATTTAAGAAAATAACTGGATATCTCCACTTAATAGATTGGTTGGTCATGATTTACGAAAACGAggataacaaaaaaacaaaagacctaaacagagaaagaaagagcaaGGAAAATAGCTCAACGCCACCACTAACCCAACCCACCTCCAAATCTACACCTACCTCCACCAAGTCCACCATCACTTCTCCTCCGTCCTTGGCTCCCGTTGCCGAAAACTCCCTCTCCTCTGCCACGGGTGCCACTGCTGAAGGCAATAGCTGCTTGACCCACCAAAATGTTAATTATATGAATGATAAGACCGCTGAAGGCAATAGCTACTGCTTGACCCACCAAAATGTTAATTATATGAATGATAAGTCGCTATTTTCATTATGAGTAAAGCTTTTCGCAATTGgcaaaagaaatatgccatctTTTCTCATCCACCAACTCTCCCAAATCATGCTTATTGCTTGAATATGTCGACAAAGGAGTGAGATGAGGTTGAAATATGACGGATTTGATTGGAAGATTGCCATCGTAGCACTTGTAAGATCCAACGATATAAAATAAACCCCTAATAAAGTTGATAAATCTTTACAACTggattttgttctttctttgcTAATAGAAAACTCACTGCACTTTGAACAAAATGCAAATCATGGACGGCACACGTTTTGCTCATCAAGCAGAATCACATTCTAAATCACTGGCTGAGACAATGGAAGGGTACACACTTAAAACGGTTGTAAATGAAGTAGAATCACATTCCCATGTACCGTGGTGCCGTAGATATTGTAGATTGCAAAAGCTTGTTAGACCAATCGGACGGTTGACGTTATAGTGGACTTTGGGTAAAGTTTTTCTCCCATTCTTCTAACTCAGTTTATGTATTATCAATCAATtatcacattttgttttttcactgaCCCGTCCACTAATATTTTGTAAAGCCCatcattcatatttttttggtctaattGTCTATGTTTTTCACCGGATAGAAATACTAGAATATCACATCCACACGTGCATTTTCAAAGATTGAGATCAGGTGCTAGGTATCGCACCTTGAACAATACTTTTAATTCAgattattcatttaaaatgattCATTCATCCAAATTTCAATATGTCATTATAAACTTAAAACcatttaaaaatacatgaaGAGTTTTGCATGAACGAGAAAATTGGTAGTAGTAGCGATAATGATAACAGAAGAAAACTAGCAGTGGTGGTGGAGCGGTGAGGGTGGTAGTGAGACTATTGAATACGGTGGAGAGGTTGGCggctgaaaaggaaaaaagtgacGTGTCAAGCCAAATCTCAAACTCCGTTTTGTCAAAATCGGGTTCGATTGACGGGTTTGAAAGTTGGCTGCCtggggagaaaaataaataataataataataataaaaacaaactaaaaatctCATCAATCACTTTCGAAGGTTTCTCAAAACCAAAGGAATAAGATCATcactttataaacaaaatcCCTCTCTTTGGCGCGACACATATTTCACTCCTCCAACGAACACGAACAACGCCATTTTTGTCTGCCTTCCATTGCCGAAATATCTCTGCTATAGATTTGTATTTCCCTCTGGCTTTTCATGGTCTCCCACAGTACAAGCTTAAACACCCATGAACCCTGAGCTAACCCACAATTTACACGATCAAATTACGATCCTGACCCGCCCAAACAGTCATGGGGAGAGACCGAAATGACCCACAAACCATAGAAGCAAATCTCTCTCGCCGTGGCCTAATTGTGGGGAACTACTGCCACGATGTGCTGAGCCGAGACGGCGTCGTTATGGGTGAGACTCTCGGTGGGGCCGTCTCCTTCATCTCCGCGGTACTCGACGGGGTATCCGTCTCGTACAATCTGGTCTCCAAGGTTGGCCCGGACTTTGCCTATACAACTAGTTGTAGCCCGATTGTGATACCCACTTCGAGAACCACTCTCTTCCACGCGCATTTCGACTCGGAGGTCGAAGGGGACGGGCACCAGGACAGGATCCTGAAACGGGGCGCCGCCTGCGACCCGATTCGTCCGTCGGATCTCCCCGAGACGAGGTTCGATTTCGGGATGGCGGTCGGTGTTGGCGGCGAGATATCGCCCGAGACGCTCGAGCGAATGCTCGACAGTTGCAATGTCGTGTTCGTGGATATCCAAACTCTGATCCGAGAATTCGACGGCGTAGACGGGACCGTGAGGCTTGTGGGGTTGAACGAGACTCGGTTCTTTCGGCTTTTACCGCGTATTGGGTTTCTGAAGGCTTCGGCGGAGGAGGCTTTGTTTATGGATGTGGAGGAGGTGAGGAAGTGGTGCTGTGTGGTGGTGACGCATGGGAAGGACGGGTGCACGGTGTATTGGAAGGATGGGGAATTGGAAATAGCGCCGTTTGTGACGAACCAGGTTGACCCGACGGGAGCTGGGGATAGTTTTTTAGGTGGGTTTGTGGCGGGTCTGGTTCATGGGTTGGCTGTGCCTGATGCTGCATTGGTTGGGAACTTGTTTGGATCGCTCACTGTTGGGCAAATTGGGCTGCCCAAGTTCGATTCCAGGCTGTTGCAGGTTTGTTTCTGAGAAATCCTTTTTGGTTTCAATGTTTTTTGTTGCTGGGGCATGCCGCATGTATTTACTATCTaatatatgttttatgttttgggaCCTAACTTTCAAAATAGGGTGACAttgaggttttgataaagaaagaatggaaaatatatatgtacacGAAGAAAGTTTCAGATTTTGAGAACATGCTTGTTGAGCGGCATAGTTGTTGTTAGGCATATTAGGCATTGGAGATACATGAAACTTAGGAATGTAATAGAGTCCTGCCACCACCAGCATCAACTGACTAAAGTTTTGGTCGTTTAGCTTCTGCTGAGGGACCTTTAATTAAAGCTGCCAATTTATTGAGAAGTCATCCCTTGGCAAAAACGTTTTAAAGATTTGAATAGGACTTCTTGAGAATACCATCTCGGAGTTTATAGATTGGAATTTGGTTTCAGATAAATATGATGGGGTAGCTAATGATAGAATAAATGagcttttctttgtttctttttgttttggatgaTTGGAATAATTGAGATTGGTGCTTTGGTATGGAATTAACAATAGTTGCTTCTTAATGTAGATAACACTGTTGGAACAACAAATCACTTGAATTTAATATTGATAAGACTGGTTCATGGGGTGCTTTGGTACGATTGAGAAAGAATAGTTGCTTGTTGATTGGTTTGATCAATTTATCTACTTCTGCTTGATTGGGGCATAAAATGTTTACATACCGAGTGTTAAAGATGGAAGGAGATTCAGAGGTTGTATTGTTGATGAATTCAGAGTGTGATTTTGCAAGTAATCATTGTGTTAGAGTTGTGCGATGTTATTCGTAGATTTGTTAGTGCCATCCAGTATGCTTTGAAATATTTAGCCGCATTGATCCAGTAGCAAGGGTATTAAGATAAAAGCCATTAGATTATGCGCTTGGATGGTTGATTAGAAAAGCAGGCAGATAATGATCAAGAACTAGATGCTATTAATTTATTCTAGATATATGAGATGATAATTTAACCTGTCAATATAAGGGTATAGAAACTAcatttataaaattgaaattgGATGTGAACTTTGTTTTATCTATTAAAACAATTGAATAATTTCAGCAGATGAGTCAAACAGTGGTCCTTTTATTAGGGGAACACTTCAATAAGAAACTGGCAAATATGTTAGGTTTATAACTCGAGTTAACTATCATTCCTGACCAGGAGATAAAAGCGTCACTTTCTTACCATTTATGCTTTTTACTATTGTGTGTTAGTAGCATTCTAAATTTGCTTTTTGTACACAACTAATGATAATCAAGTTTTATATCCATTAATGAATTCCTGATATAGATGAACTGTTAGAGAAGTTTCTGGTGTTAAGCTTACCTGAAAATTCTCAGGTTTTGCATTTGAGCTATTGCCAAATTAAATATTGCTAAGgattggctcaagtggtaagggtCTTGGTAGTATCTTCATTAGGTCTTAAGTTCAAATCCCCTtaagtgcaaacaattccttggagCCATGCCCGCTTCGATTCGTGTGAAGGGGCGGTTTGTATGGATCCGGGGGTTTTGCCTGACAGAAGTGGGTATACGACATGGCCTTACCTAGGGTTCCCaatcataaaattttttttatgacgaACTTCCTTAACCACAGAGTAGAATCTGGTGTTTTAGGAAATTGCTGCTGGAAAATGCTCTTATAACTTTGGGAAAGGGAAGGTTTTGGGGATATTTTTTGAGCtcatagaaataaaaaattaatttggctTCAGTTgaatccccccccccccccgggGTGTTCCGGGTAATCTTATATACTGAATATCATTTGTtgcatcattaaaaaaaaaatttccaaagatGACGGACGTCTCCATGGAGAAGAAATTGATCATATGGTAGTATTTGTTCTTTATAGGTTCTTGTACAGTTGTGATACCAGGAGTACTTTAAATTTGTCACGTTGGTTTGAGAAATGagtatgatttttttcttctaggcAAAAAATGAGCATGTTTATGGAGAGTATAACACAAACATggctttccttttttcctttccagAGAGTTAAGGATGAGGTGCAGAGGAGGAAGATGCAGTGCATCAGCTGCAATGAAAGACAGGATGATGAGCTGAGGTTCACGAAGCCAGCAGGGCATGCACAGTTCCATGCATCCCTTGATGCAGCCAAACTGACACCCGCCTGTGTGGTTCCTGAATGTCCATGGGATCTTCCAAGCTCTCCTCCCAGACAAATTCAAACAGTTGAGGGTAAACGCCCCAGTACATCTCCTTTTTCTGTATTAGATGATTGAGCTAGCATAGAGATCTCTTTCCATGGAGGTTTTTGTTTGTTAGTTCTTCGCTTAGAAATTCATAAATCACTCAATATGACAAGTTAAAGCAGTAAATGCCTTGTAGCAAGAAAGCTTGTTAGTCTTGTGTAGGGCTCTAATCTAGCCGTGTATTCAATGTTTTGAATTTCGttggtttaattttgttttgaataattcAAGTTTGTTCacaaattgtttaattaatttattatttcttatataaAATAAGGGAATGAcggcgtttttcaattcgaacaccaaagtttcaattttttgcaatctactcccctaaagtttcaaaNNNNNNNNNNNNNNNNNNNNNNNNNNNNNNNNNNNNNNNNNNNNNNNNNNNNNNNNNNNNNNNNNNNNNNNNNNNNNNNNNNNNNNNNNNNNNNNNNNNNgtcccgggcaagtcccggacgggtcccgatcaagtcccagtCAGGTCCTAGGCGTatctcgggcaagtcccggtcaggtcccgagtggatcctggtcaagtcccggcggaATTCCAGTCAAGTACAGGGTAGGTCCCAGTtgggtcctaggcgggtcctggctaggtcttgggcgggtcctggtTAAGTCCCAGTTGGGTCCTTGAAAATATTTCGTGTTATCATAGGgagctaattgcaaatcaagttagtgccttttttttttttttttttttttggcatggtTTCatgacaaataattattttctgcCGTTTGAGGCCTGCATCACCATACCCAAGTCTTCTCTTCAAGTGAATCAAGCCACTGAAACAACGGGACACTTATAAATCTGGCATTGCTGTTGCAACTGCGTGCTTGCTGGGGCTTTCACAGATACGCCTGCTGTACCACAACAGAAATACTGGCTCCTCAAACTCTTACTAGTGGAGCTTTGTTTAATCGAATTTGGTGTTCCATCAGTAAATAGTTGATTTGAGCAAGATGGTCCTGCCACATCATCTTCAACAAGAACACCTTTTTGTTTATCCAACGAATTAGGTGAAGAAAGTGATGATTTTGGGAATGAACTTGAACGAGCTCGGCGTGGCACGGAAATATGCGGCATGGCCTGTACAACACCATGCACTAGCCCTAAAGCAAATCTTTTCTTGGCAGATGGACTCGATTGATTACTCCTCACAGAAAGTGTCTGTTTGTTGTTAGGAAGTGATGAAGGCTTCAAAAATCTTAGTCTAAGTGGGGTTGGAGTATCATCTGAACTGTTGCATTTCTTGTATGATTCCCTGAACCCTCCTCATTGATAGATTTTTTGAACACCttaggtttctttgttttcGTCTGGGGCCATAGAAGGACAGATTTCAGTCGTTGTCCTGTAGTATTCACAGAATCTGGTTTCTTGTTAGTTAGTGAGCTGTTGTGCTCATTGGTTGAATCGTGTGGACTTAACTCTATCGACGATGAACTCATTCCTGCACTACCCTGTTCAGCAATTGCATCTGAGGCATTCTCAATGCCTGTAGGCTGTATACAAGAATATTTCTGTGTCACAGATTCTGAACGAAGTTCCAGGACTGCTACCATTACCTTGCATTTTTATGCGGGAAGCAATTGCTCTTCTTACAGTATAATCCTGACTGCTAAATATTCCTCCTGCTGAAATCAACTGTCGAATTAGTATATCTGATGACGCAGAATGTGGCTGTTGCCTAAGGTAATCAAGTGGCGTCAGGCCATCTACATCATGGACATTCACATTGATTGATCGAGCGGTCATCATAAGTTTCACAAGGTCAGGGTGAACGTTTCCGATGATGGCCATGTGAAGAGCAGTCCTTCCATCATTAGTTTTGGCATTGATGACATCTTTCATGGTGAAAAGGTTCCCACATACCAACTGCTTCATAAGCTCAATTTGTCGGTCTAGCCTCCGGAAATAGCGTCTAGAAACCAGACACAGCCTTAGGGAGAAAAGTTTCTCCTGAACAGTTTTTCAGAGAGATGGATGAAGGAGATGCAGATATTAGAGCTTCAGCTGCAGATAATTGGCCCCTGTCAGCAGCCAGATGCAA from Corylus avellana chromosome ca10, CavTom2PMs-1.0 includes:
- the LOC132163753 gene encoding uncharacterized protein LOC132163753, with product MAEKLAPEKRHSFIHNGQKVFEWDQTLDEVNMYIDLPPNVHAKQFYCKVQSKHVEVGIKGNPPYLNHDLACPVKTDSSFWTLEDDIMHITLQKRDKGQTWSSPILGEGQLDPYSSDLEQKRLMLQRFQEENPGFDFSQAQFTGDCPDPRTFMGGIRTG
- the LOC132163752 gene encoding inositol 3-kinase — translated: MGRDRNDPQTIEANLSRRGLIVGNYCHDVLSRDGVVMGETLGGAVSFISAVLDGVSVSYNLVSKVGPDFAYTTSCSPIVIPTSRTTLFHAHFDSEVEGDGHQDRILKRGAACDPIRPSDLPETRFDFGMAVGVGGEISPETLERMLDSCNVVFVDIQTLIREFDGVDGTVRLVGLNETRFFRLLPRIGFLKASAEEALFMDVEEVRKWCCVVVTHGKDGCTVYWKDGELEIAPFVTNQVDPTGAGDSFLGGFVAGLVHGLAVPDAALVGNLFGSLTVGQIGLPKFDSRLLQRVKDEVQRRKMQCISCNERQDDELRFTKPAGHAQFHASLDAAKLTPACVVPECPWDLPSSPPRQIQTVEGKRPSTSPFSVLDD